In the genome of Massilibacillus massiliensis, one region contains:
- a CDS encoding uracil-DNA glycosylase, with protein sequence MEIFKNDWANYLNAELEETYYIKLREFLIREYKTRTIFPSMYDIFNALHYTSYKDTKVVILGQDPYHGPRQAHGLSFSVQPGVEAPPSLVNIFKELKDDLGCTIPNNGCLIPWAKQGVLLLNAVLTVRERQANSHQGLGWETFTDKVIALLNERTDPLVFILWGKPAQKKKMMITNPNHYILESVHPSPLSAHRGFFGSKPFSKTNDFLVNHQKTPVDWQLPNL encoded by the coding sequence ATGGAGATATTTAAAAATGATTGGGCAAATTATTTAAATGCCGAGCTGGAAGAAACTTATTATATAAAACTGCGGGAATTTTTGATTCGTGAATACAAAACACGCACTATATTTCCCAGCATGTATGATATTTTTAATGCACTGCATTACACCAGTTATAAAGATACAAAAGTAGTGATTTTAGGGCAAGATCCCTACCATGGACCAAGACAAGCTCATGGACTTAGCTTTTCAGTGCAGCCGGGTGTAGAAGCACCGCCGTCTTTAGTGAATATTTTTAAAGAACTGAAAGACGATTTAGGTTGTACGATACCGAATAACGGGTGCTTAATTCCATGGGCAAAGCAGGGTGTTTTACTTTTAAATGCAGTACTTACTGTTCGTGAACGTCAGGCAAACTCACATCAAGGCCTCGGTTGGGAAACTTTCACGGATAAAGTGATTGCTCTGCTCAACGAACGAACAGATCCTTTGGTGTTTATTCTTTGGGGAAAACCTGCACAAAAGAAAAAAATGATGATTACAAATCCAAATCATTATATTCTAGAGTCTGTACACCCTAGTCCATTATCGGCACATCGCGGCTTTTTCGGCAGTAAGCCATTTTCTAAAACAAATGATTTTCTTGTAAACCATCAAAAGACGCCTGTTGATTGGCAATTACCAAATCTATAA
- a CDS encoding HPr family phosphocarrier protein, with protein sequence MEAKVVIANKAGIHARPASMLVQAATKFQSKIKLEAKGKSIDAKSILMIMSLGLVKGTEVVISAEGADADAAVKALKELVESKFGEE encoded by the coding sequence ATGGAAGCAAAAGTAGTTATCGCAAATAAAGCAGGAATTCATGCAAGACCAGCATCTATGTTGGTGCAAGCAGCAACAAAATTTCAAAGCAAAATTAAATTAGAGGCAAAAGGCAAAAGCATTGATGCAAAAAGCATTTTAATGATCATGAGTCTTGGCTTAGTAAAAGGTACAGAAGTTGTAATTAGTGCAGAAGGCGCAGATGCAGACGCAGCAGTAAAAGCACTTAAAGAATTAGTGGAATCAAAATTCGGCGAAGAATAA
- a CDS encoding 4Fe-4S binding protein produces the protein MKAEIRIKKERCKGCNICVAFCPKEVLQLDTLGKVQVIRAEACIACGQCELRCPDYAIYVDKKVHA, from the coding sequence ATGAAAGCGGAGATACGAATTAAAAAAGAGAGATGCAAAGGTTGTAATATCTGTGTTGCATTTTGCCCAAAAGAGGTTCTGCAATTAGATACTTTGGGGAAAGTTCAGGTAATCAGAGCGGAGGCATGTATTGCCTGTGGACAATGTGAGCTGCGTTGTCCGGACTATGCAATTTATGTAGATAAGAAGGTGCATGCATAA
- the ptsP gene encoding phosphoenolpyruvate--protein phosphotransferase, producing the protein MPEVLRGKGVISGIAIGKIMLVSQNIDGYLSAYGAGDIQAELEKVKKALKDVTEILQTNVKTLQEKNMPEQAAIMEAHRMMAQDPMMEESILAKVQDGVNAPRAVLAASEESATLFENMDDAYFRERAVDIRDVGRRIAKYILGVKEPELGDEAVILCGNEIEPSVIANIPTEKIQGVILGQGSTTCHAVIIAKARAIATVVGLGEKVKGIADGSSVLLDGETGEIVLNPSDEIVETYQEKLKKQQELKAYYAKLAPLPAETTDGVKVQLAANIGAHTDMDSALSYGCEGVGLFRTEFVFMGREDIPTEEDQYKAYKEAIEKCAGNICVIRTMDIGGDKPLAYLDIPKEENPFLGWRAIRISLARRELFMPQLKAILRAGVFGKAAIMLPMVISVAEVKQVKELIAQAKLELAHEGKAFSDTVPLGIMVETPAAAVLTPVLAKHVDFFSIGTNDLVQYTLAVDRVNHNVSYLYSHFHPAVLRLIHTTIQSARENGIWAGMCGEMASDPYAAVILMAMGIHELSMSAPSIPRVKEKIRSISSTKAKEILDEVLTLEDSEAVKEYLYKNL; encoded by the coding sequence ATGCCAGAAGTGTTACGAGGGAAAGGTGTTATTTCTGGAATTGCTATTGGCAAAATTATGCTTGTAAGTCAGAATATCGATGGTTATCTTTCTGCTTATGGAGCAGGCGATATACAAGCGGAACTTGAAAAAGTTAAAAAAGCTTTAAAAGATGTTACAGAAATATTACAAACCAATGTAAAAACTTTACAAGAAAAAAACATGCCTGAGCAGGCTGCAATTATGGAAGCGCATCGTATGATGGCGCAGGATCCGATGATGGAAGAATCGATTCTGGCAAAAGTACAAGATGGTGTGAATGCACCGCGTGCTGTACTTGCGGCAAGCGAAGAATCTGCGACTTTGTTTGAAAATATGGATGATGCATATTTTCGTGAACGCGCAGTTGATATCCGTGATGTAGGCAGAAGGATTGCGAAATATATTCTAGGGGTTAAGGAACCAGAGCTTGGTGATGAAGCTGTGATTCTTTGCGGTAATGAAATTGAACCTTCTGTCATTGCCAATATCCCAACTGAAAAAATTCAAGGGGTTATTCTGGGGCAAGGCAGTACAACCTGTCATGCTGTTATTATTGCGAAGGCAAGAGCGATTGCAACGGTTGTTGGACTTGGTGAAAAAGTAAAGGGGATTGCAGATGGTTCAAGTGTTTTACTTGACGGTGAAACTGGCGAAATCGTTTTGAATCCATCCGATGAGATTGTAGAAACTTATCAAGAAAAACTGAAAAAGCAACAAGAGTTAAAGGCATATTATGCGAAACTTGCTCCATTGCCAGCAGAAACTACAGATGGTGTTAAGGTACAACTGGCAGCAAATATTGGTGCGCATACCGATATGGACAGCGCGTTATCTTATGGCTGTGAAGGTGTAGGTTTATTTAGAACTGAATTTGTATTTATGGGCAGAGAAGATATCCCAACAGAGGAAGATCAATATAAAGCTTATAAAGAAGCAATTGAAAAATGCGCCGGCAATATTTGCGTAATTCGTACAATGGATATCGGTGGTGATAAACCACTTGCTTATTTAGATATTCCAAAGGAAGAAAATCCATTTCTAGGTTGGCGGGCGATCCGTATTAGTTTGGCTAGACGTGAACTGTTTATGCCGCAGTTAAAAGCAATTCTTCGTGCGGGTGTTTTTGGTAAAGCTGCAATTATGTTACCTATGGTGATTAGTGTAGCAGAAGTAAAACAAGTCAAAGAATTAATCGCACAAGCAAAATTAGAATTAGCGCATGAAGGTAAAGCATTTTCTGATACTGTTCCATTAGGAATCATGGTAGAAACGCCAGCAGCTGCTGTTTTGACACCTGTGTTGGCAAAACACGTTGATTTCTTTAGTATTGGAACCAATGATTTAGTGCAATATACACTTGCAGTTGATCGTGTGAATCATAATGTAAGTTATTTATATAGCCATTTTCATCCTGCTGTTTTACGTCTTATTCATACAACGATTCAGTCCGCGCGGGAAAATGGTATTTGGGCTGGAATGTGCGGCGAAATGGCAAGCGACCCATATGCTGCTGTTATCTTAATGGCAATGGGTATCCATGAGCTTAGTATGAGTGCACCGTCAATTCCAAGAGTAAAAGAAAAAATCCGTTCCATAAGCTCAACGAAAGCGAAAGAGATTTTGGATGAAGTTCTTACCTTGGAAGATAGTGAAGCTGTGAAAGAATATTTATACAAGAATTTGTGA
- a CDS encoding 2-oxoacid:acceptor oxidoreductase family protein, whose product MMKQIRLSGSGGQGVITAAIIFAEGAVKEGKEAVQSQSYGPEARGGASKAEVIISDRTIYHPKVTTPDIVLAMTQQAADKYYGDLHGDGILIVDEDLVPNVPDFPNVIKVPITRIAVEQVGKVLFANMVALGLLVKVSKLVSFDVIKETVANRVPPATIEKNTTALKLGFDAVK is encoded by the coding sequence ATAATGAAGCAAATACGGTTATCTGGATCAGGCGGACAGGGCGTGATTACGGCAGCCATTATTTTTGCCGAAGGTGCAGTCAAAGAGGGTAAAGAAGCTGTACAATCGCAATCTTATGGTCCGGAAGCTCGCGGCGGGGCATCAAAAGCAGAAGTGATTATTTCAGATCGTACGATCTATCATCCTAAAGTTACAACGCCGGACATTGTTCTTGCGATGACACAACAAGCAGCAGATAAATATTATGGTGATTTGCATGGAGATGGAATTTTAATCGTTGACGAGGATTTAGTGCCGAATGTGCCGGATTTTCCAAATGTAATTAAAGTGCCTATTACACGGATTGCTGTTGAACAAGTTGGAAAAGTACTGTTTGCGAATATGGTTGCTTTAGGTTTACTTGTAAAAGTATCAAAATTAGTTTCTTTTGATGTCATTAAGGAAACTGTAGCAAATCGTGTGCCGCCAGCGACGATTGAAAAAAATACAACAGCTTTAAAGCTTGGCTTTGATGCGGTTAAATAA
- a CDS encoding sigma 54-interacting transcriptional regulator: MLFERQATIKHKSGVHARVAAMIVQKSIEIYQKYKCKMQLRTRQSERLEIQALMPIVALKIVCGDVVWVSAKGEKAEQAVEAMVVFLESDFTVHTPNEMRAVDQLLHENAFTAEQIFANMANGLIVTNQHDIITVCNPAAARIIGIHESAAIGKNVEDVVPNTRLNIVNKTGEGEIASRQMMGKSLTITNRTPIVINGEVRGAIAVFEDISALEKIKWEFYEVKELQERLQLILESVQDGICVVSKTGEVNYVNSSYLRIVHREREQVLGTNVYEVAPNGTRCSVLKTGKPEINSFSKKRDGTMVVANVNPIMIDGEISGVVSVIKNITEVQNLMEKLSTMSAKAEYLEQELMRTKKTNKAFENYIGSSGRILDVLAMATKAAESTATVLIRGESGTGKELVAEGIHYASHRSKGPFIRVNCGAIPSALLESELFGHEKGAFTGAVKRKLGKFELANHGTIFLDEIGEMDKNMQVKLLRALQQKEFDRVGGENTIKVDVRIIAATNRSLEEMVRQGTFRDDLYYRLNVIPLFLPPLRERVEDIPLLTEHFIKKINEQSGKQVRSITPEALEVLMAYKWPGNVRELENIIERVITLMESDYIAIEHLPSYITGETVKREVKKFECGAVLPWEEYEKQIISNALKRCGSFNAASKMLKLTHKTVATKAKKYGLV, encoded by the coding sequence ATGTTGTTTGAAAGACAAGCGACAATTAAGCATAAAAGTGGTGTTCATGCGCGTGTTGCTGCGATGATCGTGCAAAAATCAATTGAAATTTATCAAAAATATAAGTGCAAAATGCAGCTGCGAACCAGACAAAGTGAACGATTGGAAATACAAGCACTTATGCCGATTGTGGCATTGAAAATCGTTTGCGGAGATGTTGTGTGGGTTTCGGCAAAGGGAGAAAAAGCCGAGCAAGCTGTGGAAGCAATGGTTGTATTTCTTGAAAGTGATTTTACGGTGCATACACCAAATGAAATGCGTGCTGTAGATCAACTATTACATGAGAATGCGTTTACGGCAGAGCAAATTTTTGCAAACATGGCAAATGGTTTAATTGTTACCAATCAGCACGATATCATTACGGTTTGTAACCCCGCTGCAGCAAGAATTATCGGTATTCACGAGTCTGCTGCGATTGGTAAGAATGTGGAAGATGTTGTGCCAAATACTCGGTTGAATATTGTCAATAAGACTGGTGAAGGTGAAATTGCATCTAGACAAATGATGGGCAAGTCGTTGACGATAACGAATCGTACCCCGATTGTGATTAATGGTGAGGTGCGAGGCGCAATTGCCGTTTTTGAAGATATTTCTGCATTGGAAAAAATTAAATGGGAATTTTACGAAGTAAAAGAATTGCAAGAACGCTTACAATTGATTTTAGAGTCTGTGCAGGATGGAATTTGTGTTGTAAGTAAGACTGGTGAAGTTAATTATGTAAATTCTTCATATTTGCGGATTGTTCATCGAGAACGTGAACAGGTTCTTGGTACCAATGTCTATGAAGTTGCGCCAAATGGTACAAGATGCAGCGTGCTGAAGACTGGAAAACCAGAAATCAATAGCTTTAGTAAAAAGCGTGATGGGACGATGGTTGTAGCGAATGTAAATCCGATTATGATAGATGGCGAAATTTCCGGTGTTGTCTCGGTTATTAAAAATATTACTGAAGTCCAGAATTTGATGGAAAAGCTGAGCACGATGTCAGCAAAAGCCGAATACTTAGAGCAAGAGCTGATGAGAACAAAGAAAACCAATAAGGCATTTGAAAATTATATTGGTTCAAGCGGACGTATTTTGGACGTGCTTGCAATGGCAACAAAAGCTGCTGAGAGTACAGCGACTGTGCTAATTCGTGGTGAAAGTGGTACGGGGAAAGAACTTGTTGCTGAGGGGATTCATTATGCCAGTCATCGATCAAAAGGACCGTTTATTCGTGTAAATTGCGGGGCGATTCCTTCTGCTTTATTAGAGAGTGAACTTTTCGGACATGAAAAAGGTGCTTTTACAGGTGCGGTGAAGCGCAAACTTGGTAAATTTGAACTTGCAAATCACGGAACGATTTTTCTTGATGAAATTGGTGAAATGGATAAAAATATGCAGGTTAAATTATTACGCGCTTTACAACAGAAAGAGTTCGACCGTGTGGGCGGAGAAAATACAATCAAAGTCGATGTACGTATTATTGCAGCAACGAATCGATCTTTAGAAGAAATGGTTCGGCAGGGAACTTTTCGTGATGATCTTTATTATCGTTTAAATGTTATTCCTTTATTTTTGCCACCTCTTCGCGAGCGAGTGGAAGATATTCCGCTATTGACAGAACATTTTATAAAGAAAATAAATGAACAATCCGGCAAACAGGTGAGATCGATTACACCGGAGGCATTGGAAGTTCTCATGGCCTATAAATGGCCGGGAAACGTTCGAGAATTAGAGAACATCATTGAACGCGTTATTACGCTGATGGAATCTGATTATATTGCAATTGAACATCTACCTTCCTATATAACTGGTGAAACCGTTAAAAGGGAAGTTAAAAAATTTGAATGTGGTGCGGTTCTTCCTTGGGAAGAATATGAGAAACAGATTATCAGCAACGCATTAAAACGATGTGGTAGTTTTAATGCGGCGAGTAAAATGCTAAAGCTAACGCATAAAACAGTAGCGACAAAAGCCAAAAAATACGGTTTGGTATAA
- a CDS encoding 2-oxoacid:ferredoxin oxidoreductase subunit beta has translation MRSYDKYFRENRLPHMWCPGCGNGIVMKAIVQAIEQKGLDQDKTVIVSGIGCSSRASGYMNFDTLHTAHGRAIPFATGIKLANPELNVIVITGDGDCTAIGGNHFIHGARRNVDLTVILFNNNIYGMTGGQASPLTPLDKKATTAPYGTVDRPFDPCHLAEAAGATYVARSTAFHVKHLSDMISTGMDNAGFSFIEAITQCPISYGRKNKLGDAAEMLKWMRDTAVMKAAYDKLPAEKKEGKFPIGIFYNSSFTEYTTAYQKVIDLAGGAK, from the coding sequence ATGAGAAGCTATGATAAATATTTTCGTGAAAATAGGTTGCCGCATATGTGGTGTCCCGGCTGTGGCAATGGGATAGTGATGAAGGCAATTGTACAGGCGATTGAGCAAAAAGGTTTAGATCAAGATAAAACCGTAATTGTTTCTGGTATTGGTTGTTCGTCTAGAGCATCCGGGTATATGAATTTTGATACTTTGCATACCGCGCATGGCAGAGCGATTCCTTTTGCAACGGGAATTAAACTGGCAAATCCAGAATTAAATGTAATTGTAATCACTGGGGACGGTGACTGTACCGCAATTGGCGGTAATCATTTTATTCATGGTGCTAGGAGAAATGTTGATTTAACAGTTATTTTATTTAATAATAATATTTATGGTATGACTGGCGGGCAGGCATCTCCGTTAACGCCACTAGATAAAAAAGCTACGACTGCGCCTTATGGGACGGTAGACAGACCATTTGATCCTTGTCATCTGGCAGAGGCAGCTGGTGCAACCTATGTGGCTCGCAGTACGGCTTTTCACGTGAAGCATTTAAGTGATATGATTTCAACTGGTATGGATAATGCAGGTTTTTCCTTTATTGAAGCAATTACGCAGTGTCCGATTTCTTACGGCCGTAAAAATAAGTTGGGTGATGCTGCTGAGATGCTTAAATGGATGCGTGATACAGCGGTAATGAAAGCAGCTTACGATAAATTGCCAGCGGAGAAAAAAGAAGGGAAGTTCCCGATCGGTATATTTTATAATAGTTCATTTACTGAATACACAACTGCGTATCAAAAAGTAATTGACTTGGCTGGAGGTGCGAAATAA
- a CDS encoding HD-GYP domain-containing protein, whose amino-acid sequence MHSFDIHPVNLIKALSMALELAVNGMSIHHWRTALISDRIARQINLNAVEHQQLVYAALLHDIGAASSWSERQKIIAPEQFDRYGIYRHAEDGYQLLKDSVQLGDLAKPIRYHHDKWAGENCSGLMGEQIPLTSRIIHIADRIEVLIHDHEFIFNQCKHILHSIEAGSGRDFDPFLVEAVKKLAQKESFWLDLVNPNYYEVFFRNIDIYGSIRYSLDDAIRIAEIFATIIDKMSTFTATHSRSVAKIAALLAEVKGFSADEVKNMKIAGLLHDLGKLAVPNEILEKPGNLNKEEVIIIRQHTYYTYRILQEIDGFDMIAKWAAYHHETLDGQGYPFRIGKDSLPLGSRIVAVADIFVALTEDRPYRKSLPEERVKRIILDLVAKGKIDKSIVYELFENYQQALYLMRDLKVGTV is encoded by the coding sequence ATGCATTCTTTTGACATACATCCAGTAAATCTAATAAAAGCACTGTCAATGGCACTTGAACTTGCTGTCAATGGTATGTCAATCCACCATTGGCGTACAGCACTGATCAGCGATAGGATTGCGCGACAAATAAACTTAAATGCAGTTGAACATCAGCAATTAGTCTATGCCGCATTACTACATGATATTGGGGCTGCATCGAGCTGGAGTGAACGCCAAAAAATCATTGCGCCTGAACAATTTGATCGATATGGAATTTATCGGCATGCTGAAGATGGGTATCAGCTATTAAAAGATTCAGTGCAGTTGGGAGACTTAGCAAAACCGATTCGATATCATCACGATAAATGGGCAGGGGAAAATTGTTCTGGTCTTATGGGAGAGCAGATCCCTTTAACAAGTCGCATTATACATATTGCGGATCGCATTGAGGTTTTAATCCATGATCATGAATTTATTTTCAATCAATGTAAGCATATTTTGCACTCGATTGAAGCGGGAAGTGGAAGAGATTTTGATCCATTTTTAGTAGAAGCGGTGAAAAAATTGGCCCAAAAGGAAAGTTTTTGGCTTGATCTTGTGAACCCTAACTATTATGAAGTATTTTTCAGAAATATAGACATATATGGATCCATTCGATATTCATTGGATGACGCAATTCGTATCGCTGAAATTTTTGCAACGATCATTGATAAAATGAGTACTTTTACTGCAACACATTCACGAAGTGTTGCTAAAATTGCTGCGTTGTTGGCAGAAGTAAAAGGTTTCAGTGCTGATGAAGTTAAAAACATGAAAATTGCTGGACTTTTGCATGATCTGGGGAAGCTGGCAGTACCAAATGAGATTTTAGAGAAACCAGGAAATTTAAATAAAGAAGAAGTTATTATTATTAGGCAGCATACATATTATACATATCGTATTTTACAAGAAATTGATGGCTTTGATATGATTGCGAAGTGGGCGGCATATCATCATGAAACTTTGGACGGGCAGGGATATCCTTTTAGAATCGGGAAGGATTCACTCCCGCTTGGTTCGAGGATCGTTGCCGTTGCAGACATATTTGTTGCGCTTACGGAAGATAGACCCTATCGAAAGAGTTTACCGGAAGAACGTGTAAAGAGAATTATTTTAGATCTGGTAGCAAAAGGTAAAATTGATAAATCTATCGTATATGAATTGTTTGAAAACTACCAACAAGCATTGTATCTTATGCGTGATTTAAAAGTAGGCACGGTATAG
- a CDS encoding CoA-acylating methylmalonate-semialdehyde dehydrogenase: MHEVKRLQYYVNGEFKTSKTEVYSDAFDPSTGEIIAKVPRCTPSEVEEAIASAKAAYPGWSATPVLKRVQILYKFRELLVKNMEELTHLVALENGKAWGEAEGDVLKAKEGTEQALAAPSLMMSESLLDASKGYDTVAYREPIGVFAGIVPFNFPAMIPMGWMTPICIACGNTIVLKAATFTPQTCMRVAELYKEAGLPDGVINIVTCSRHEAEILLSHPDVKGITFVGSTDVGLHIYATAAAAGKRVQALCEAKNHALVLEDAPIERTAAGIVNAAFGCAGERCMALPVVVVQESIADALVKAIIEQAKKLTIGPAYDKTTRLGPVINDEHKKSVLNWIQKGLDEGAQLVLDGRDVTVKGHEKGFYIGPTILDHVKEGMSVGTREIFGPVLCIKRVKTFEEGLSIMNDNPYANGSVIFTQNGYYAREFVRHTDGGMVGVNVGIPVPVGMFPFNGHKKSFFGDLHCLGKDGYRFYTERKVVTTHWFDEHEKKSKTVSTWDGTI, from the coding sequence ATGCATGAAGTAAAAAGATTGCAGTACTACGTAAACGGAGAATTCAAAACCTCTAAAACCGAAGTTTATTCGGACGCCTTTGATCCAAGCACGGGAGAGATTATAGCGAAAGTACCACGCTGTACGCCGAGTGAAGTAGAAGAAGCCATTGCCAGTGCAAAGGCTGCATACCCAGGCTGGTCGGCAACTCCCGTACTGAAAAGAGTTCAGATATTATATAAATTTCGTGAACTCCTAGTCAAAAATATGGAAGAGCTCACACATTTGGTAGCATTAGAAAATGGAAAAGCATGGGGAGAAGCAGAGGGAGATGTTTTAAAGGCAAAAGAAGGAACTGAACAAGCTTTAGCAGCACCTTCTCTCATGATGAGTGAAAGTCTTTTGGATGCTTCAAAAGGCTATGATACTGTTGCTTATCGTGAACCGATTGGTGTATTCGCCGGAATTGTTCCCTTTAATTTTCCTGCGATGATTCCTATGGGATGGATGACACCAATCTGTATTGCTTGCGGAAATACAATTGTATTAAAAGCGGCTACGTTTACACCACAAACTTGTATGCGTGTGGCAGAATTATATAAAGAAGCTGGTTTGCCGGATGGTGTCATTAATATTGTCACATGCTCTAGGCATGAAGCTGAAATTTTATTGTCTCATCCAGACGTAAAAGGGATTACCTTCGTTGGTTCTACAGACGTTGGGCTACATATCTATGCAACTGCTGCAGCGGCAGGAAAAAGAGTACAGGCTTTATGTGAAGCAAAAAATCATGCTTTGGTCTTAGAGGATGCACCGATTGAACGGACTGCCGCAGGTATTGTGAATGCTGCGTTTGGTTGCGCTGGCGAACGTTGTATGGCTTTGCCAGTTGTGGTTGTGCAGGAAAGCATCGCAGATGCGCTGGTGAAAGCGATCATTGAGCAGGCCAAGAAATTGACGATAGGACCTGCTTATGATAAAACAACCAGACTTGGACCTGTTATTAATGATGAACATAAAAAATCAGTTTTAAATTGGATTCAGAAAGGGCTTGATGAAGGTGCGCAGCTTGTGCTTGATGGACGAGATGTTACCGTAAAAGGGCATGAAAAAGGTTTTTATATTGGGCCAACAATTTTAGATCATGTTAAGGAAGGGATGAGTGTAGGGACGAGAGAAATTTTCGGGCCTGTACTTTGTATTAAAAGGGTAAAAACCTTTGAAGAAGGATTGTCCATCATGAATGATAATCCTTATGCAAATGGTTCGGTAATTTTCACGCAAAATGGGTATTATGCTAGAGAATTCGTCCGCCATACAGATGGTGGAATGGTCGGTGTAAATGTTGGTATTCCAGTACCAGTGGGGATGTTCCCATTCAATGGGCATAAAAAATCCTTCTTTGGCGATTTGCATTGCCTTGGTAAAGACGGTTATCGCTTTTACACGGAAAGAAAAGTTGTAACTACACATTGGTTTGATGAACATGAGAAAAAATCAAAGACCGTAAGCACTTGGGATGGAACGATTTAA
- a CDS encoding 2-oxoacid:acceptor oxidoreductase subunit alpha, whose translation MGKIKLMQGNEACAEGAIAAGVRFFGGYPITPSTEIAESMAVMLPKVGGKFIQMEDEIAGIAVVLGASLAGKKVLTATSGPGFSLKQELIGYAAIAEIPLVIANVQRVGPSTGQPTSPAQGDVMQARWGTHGDHPMIALSPWSVKESFEVAIKAVNYAERFRTPVIILLDEIIGHLREKVELPEAEDIIIYPRRKPECTRDEGYQPFRPAADLVPNVADFGTGNRIHVTGLVHDETGFPSGSPKVTEECIRRLHEKIEIAQDEITHYDAFFMEDAEYAVVAYGGTARTAYAAVEKARQNGIKVGMIRLMTIWPFADKVIRDTAEKVKAILVPELNYGQLVNEVERVAGGRAKVKLLAKYNTEIFTPDEICNAVEALTVEVAES comes from the coding sequence ATGGGAAAAATAAAACTTATGCAAGGAAATGAAGCTTGTGCTGAAGGTGCAATTGCAGCAGGGGTTCGTTTTTTTGGTGGATATCCGATCACGCCGTCTACAGAGATTGCTGAATCTATGGCGGTTATGTTGCCAAAAGTGGGCGGTAAATTTATTCAAATGGAAGATGAAATTGCAGGAATTGCAGTCGTTTTGGGCGCATCGCTTGCCGGAAAGAAAGTTTTAACTGCAACATCGGGACCAGGTTTTTCTTTGAAACAAGAATTGATCGGCTATGCAGCCATTGCTGAAATTCCGCTTGTAATTGCCAATGTACAGCGTGTCGGTCCTTCCACTGGGCAGCCAACGTCGCCAGCGCAAGGTGATGTGATGCAAGCCCGTTGGGGAACACATGGCGACCATCCAATGATTGCATTGTCACCATGGTCTGTAAAAGAAAGTTTTGAAGTGGCAATAAAAGCCGTGAATTATGCGGAACGCTTTAGAACACCGGTGATCATTTTACTTGATGAAATTATCGGACATTTACGCGAAAAAGTAGAGCTTCCTGAAGCGGAAGATATTATAATTTATCCGCGCAGAAAACCTGAGTGTACACGTGATGAAGGCTATCAACCATTCAGACCTGCGGCTGATTTAGTGCCGAATGTTGCGGATTTTGGCACAGGCAATCGTATTCATGTTACGGGTCTTGTGCATGATGAAACCGGCTTCCCATCCGGCAGCCCAAAAGTTACAGAAGAGTGTATTCGTCGGCTGCATGAAAAAATTGAAATCGCGCAAGACGAAATTACGCATTATGATGCATTTTTTATGGAAGATGCCGAATATGCCGTAGTTGCGTATGGTGGTACGGCGCGTACTGCCTATGCCGCAGTAGAAAAAGCACGGCAAAATGGCATAAAGGTAGGCATGATTCGCTTAATGACAATATGGCCTTTTGCTGATAAAGTCATTCGAGATACTGCTGAAAAAGTCAAGGCAATTTTGGTTCCTGAATTGAATTATGGACAGCTTGTCAATGAAGTCGAACGTGTTGCAGGCGGGAGAGCGAAAGTAAAACTTCTAGCCAAATATAATACAGAAATCTTTACACCAGATGAGATTTGCAATGCAGTTGAAGCTTTGACTGTGGAGGTGGCTGAATCATGA